From Leptospira venezuelensis, a single genomic window includes:
- the hisD gene encoding histidinol dehydrogenase, which yields MSIRIREIGKDFSFEPILQRAKQDLNDTLALVRPILDQVKEGGDKAVYELTQKFDGLKPEKLVYPVSEWKGKADPELVAALEKAKENIEIFHKAQMPKDLDVKVSGNTLGIRYTPIESVTVYAPGGKALYPSTILMGVIPAKIAGVKHIQIVTPPQKEGIPDGLYAAAKIAGADSIVTVGGAQGIAAASFGTETIPRSEFVIGPGNKFVTAAKVLLSGQGVIGIDSPAGPSEVLVIADKFANPNWVAADLLSQAEHGEDSAAILCTDSLEFAKKVSDEIDKALKERPKREAIKRASIENESWILVFPNLEECVNFSNLYAPEHLEIQTQNYQELFKKITHAGSVFLGPYSPVAMGDYISGTNHILPTAGGSRIFSSLGVLTFLKRVTYQEVTRDSLEKLYPYVKVLSEFEGLDEEHGNSVKVRLSQNGKP from the coding sequence ATGAGCATTCGTATCAGGGAAATAGGCAAGGATTTTTCCTTTGAACCCATTCTCCAGAGAGCAAAGCAGGATCTAAATGACACTTTGGCCCTGGTACGTCCGATTTTGGACCAAGTGAAAGAAGGTGGGGATAAAGCTGTTTATGAACTCACTCAAAAATTTGACGGCCTCAAACCTGAAAAATTGGTTTATCCGGTCTCTGAATGGAAGGGAAAAGCAGACCCAGAGCTTGTTGCCGCATTAGAAAAAGCAAAAGAGAATATTGAAATATTCCACAAGGCTCAGATGCCTAAAGATCTGGATGTAAAAGTCTCCGGCAATACATTAGGAATACGTTATACTCCAATAGAATCAGTTACTGTATATGCTCCTGGCGGAAAGGCTCTTTATCCTTCTACTATTTTGATGGGAGTAATCCCTGCTAAGATCGCAGGAGTGAAACACATTCAGATAGTAACTCCTCCTCAAAAAGAAGGTATCCCTGACGGATTATATGCCGCAGCTAAAATCGCGGGTGCAGATTCAATCGTAACAGTGGGCGGCGCTCAAGGAATTGCTGCTGCCTCTTTCGGAACTGAAACAATTCCTCGTTCCGAATTTGTGATTGGGCCTGGCAATAAATTTGTAACCGCTGCAAAAGTTTTATTAAGCGGACAAGGTGTGATTGGAATAGACAGCCCAGCTGGTCCAAGCGAAGTTCTTGTAATTGCAGATAAATTCGCAAATCCGAACTGGGTTGCTGCAGATTTACTTTCACAAGCGGAACATGGAGAAGATTCAGCGGCGATACTTTGCACTGACTCTTTAGAATTTGCTAAAAAAGTTTCGGACGAAATTGATAAGGCTCTAAAAGAAAGACCTAAACGAGAAGCCATCAAAAGAGCCTCAATAGAAAATGAAAGTTGGATATTAGTTTTTCCTAATTTAGAAGAATGTGTGAATTTTTCTAATCTTTATGCTCCTGAACATTTGGAGATCCAAACCCAAAATTATCAGGAATTATTTAAAAAGATTACGCATGCAGGATCAGTGTTCTTAGGGCCTTATTCCCCTGTTGCCATGGGAGATTATATCAGCGGGACAAATCATATTCTTCCGACTGCAGGTGGGAGCAGGATCTTTTCTTCCTTAGGGGTCCTTACATTCTTAAAAAGAGTGACCTATCAAGAAGTAACCAGGGACTCTTTAGAAAAATTATATCCATATGTAAAAGTTCTCTCCGAATTCGAAGGTTTGGATGAGGAACATGGAAATTCTGTAAAAGTACGTCTTTCCCAAAACGGCAAACCATGA
- a CDS encoding exodeoxyribonuclease III, protein MKVFCLNCNGIRSASSKGLTDLISSEKPDFVCFQETKAQPDQLDSELWEALGYKAFFHSAVKKGYSGVSLWSKQEPKKVTYGLGLDEFDKEGRSVLAEFDSYAIWTVYFPSGTTGDVRQAAKMRFLEEFLKISAKLKKKHSNIILCGDVNIAHTEKDIHDPKGNAKNSGFLPEERAWVTQFLSTGWVDSFRELYPDKQEYTWWTFRAGARGNNKGWRIDYFFVTPELKTKLKKLTVKKDPILSDHAAMILELDLPKK, encoded by the coding sequence ATGAAAGTTTTCTGCCTGAACTGCAATGGAATCCGATCCGCCTCTAGTAAGGGTCTCACAGACCTGATCTCCTCCGAAAAACCCGATTTTGTATGTTTCCAAGAAACAAAAGCTCAGCCGGACCAGCTTGACTCCGAACTTTGGGAAGCTCTTGGATATAAAGCATTCTTCCATTCTGCCGTTAAAAAAGGTTATTCTGGAGTCTCTCTTTGGAGCAAACAGGAACCTAAAAAAGTAACCTATGGTTTGGGCCTAGACGAATTCGATAAAGAAGGAAGAAGTGTCCTAGCCGAATTTGATTCATACGCGATCTGGACTGTCTACTTTCCTTCCGGGACTACAGGTGACGTGAGACAAGCCGCCAAGATGAGATTCTTGGAAGAATTCCTAAAAATTTCAGCAAAGTTAAAAAAGAAACATTCCAATATCATCCTCTGTGGGGATGTGAATATCGCTCATACTGAAAAGGATATTCATGATCCAAAAGGAAATGCTAAAAATAGCGGCTTCCTTCCGGAAGAAAGAGCTTGGGTGACTCAATTTCTTTCCACAGGTTGGGTGGACAGTTTTAGAGAACTATATCCTGATAAACAGGAATATACCTGGTGGACTTTTAGAGCCGGAGCGAGAGGAAATAATAAAGGTTGGAGGATCGATTACTTTTTTGTAACGCCTGAGCTTAAAACCAAACTCAAAAAACTCACAGTGAAAAAGGACCCTATCCTATCAGATCATGCCGCGATGATCTTAGAATTAGATCTTCCTAAAAAGTAG
- a CDS encoding diguanylate cyclase produces the protein MDKILILDDAPENCLLVERILKKAGYGDVISTQSPETALEWLGLQGNPENKKDISLLLLDILLPGGMNGLDILRTLSSKEEFSDLPVIIITAIHDTQTLESAFELGAIDYVTKPFDAHELRARVRSTLRLRHEMLQRKQRERDLEEITDKLSEAYQTLLRVSRTDGLSGIWNRRFFDEILEVEWKRACRSEKPISLLLLDIDFFKKYNDTYGHQAGDECIRQVANVLKNTARRAGDFPARYGGEEFAVILPETDSDKAMIVAENIRKRVQELKIPHDASQTSEFVSVSIGISTRMSGKDKESKKFLEEADKALYKAKEDGRNKSIVFKD, from the coding sequence TTGGACAAAATTCTTATTCTGGACGATGCTCCGGAAAACTGCCTGCTCGTAGAAAGGATCCTTAAGAAAGCAGGATATGGTGATGTGATTTCCACCCAATCTCCAGAGACTGCCTTGGAATGGTTAGGCTTACAAGGAAATCCGGAAAACAAAAAAGATATCTCACTTCTACTTTTAGACATTCTTCTTCCAGGTGGAATGAATGGTCTGGATATTCTTCGCACATTAAGTTCGAAGGAAGAATTTTCAGACTTACCAGTTATTATAATCACTGCAATCCATGATACCCAAACCTTGGAATCCGCATTTGAATTAGGTGCAATTGATTACGTTACAAAACCTTTTGATGCCCATGAGCTAAGAGCGAGGGTTCGATCTACTTTGAGGCTTCGTCATGAGATGCTCCAAAGAAAACAAAGAGAAAGAGACCTTGAAGAGATCACAGATAAACTTTCAGAAGCTTACCAAACTTTGCTTAGAGTTTCCAGAACAGATGGCCTTTCTGGAATTTGGAACAGAAGATTTTTTGATGAGATCTTAGAAGTAGAATGGAAGAGAGCATGCCGCTCTGAAAAACCGATCTCCTTACTTTTATTAGATATAGATTTTTTCAAAAAGTATAATGATACGTATGGCCACCAAGCTGGTGATGAATGTATCCGTCAGGTTGCTAATGTTCTGAAAAATACTGCAAGAAGAGCGGGGGATTTCCCAGCTCGTTATGGTGGAGAAGAATTTGCAGTTATCCTTCCTGAGACTGATTCAGATAAGGCGATGATAGTTGCTGAAAATATCAGAAAACGTGTCCAAGAACTGAAAATCCCTCATGATGCTTCTCAAACTTCTGAATTCGTTTCTGTGAGTATAGGGATCAGTACTCGGATGTCTGGAAAAGACAAAGAGAGCAAAAAGTTTTTGGAAGAAGCAGACAAAGCTCTCTATAAAGCCAAAGAAGACGGAAGAAATAAAAGCATAGTCTTCAAAGATTAA
- a CDS encoding four-helix bundle copper-binding protein: protein MEQKISRKQILGLGATTMALLASSSVLGHDHEDKKASKKKKADKISVPGSAIEASSACILKGRVCINMCVDMLAEGHKEMADCLRSVEETVALCDAFVVLSSLGSASTKKLASICLESCERCAAQCDKHADHHEECKACGEACKACISEFKKILAA from the coding sequence TTGGAACAGAAAATATCTAGAAAACAAATCCTAGGCCTGGGTGCGACTACCATGGCCCTACTTGCAAGTTCTTCCGTTTTAGGACATGACCACGAAGATAAGAAAGCTTCTAAAAAGAAAAAGGCCGACAAAATTTCCGTGCCAGGTTCCGCGATTGAAGCCTCCTCTGCTTGTATTTTAAAAGGCAGGGTCTGTATCAATATGTGTGTGGACATGTTGGCAGAAGGTCATAAGGAAATGGCGGATTGCCTTAGATCTGTAGAAGAAACTGTGGCGTTATGCGATGCATTCGTCGTATTGTCTTCATTAGGTTCAGCTTCCACTAAAAAATTAGCATCCATTTGTTTGGAGTCTTGTGAAAGATGTGCTGCTCAATGTGATAAACACGCAGACCATCACGAAGAATGTAAGGCTTGTGGCGAAGCTTGCAAAGCTTGTATTTCCGAATTCAAAAAAATACTGGCTGCTTAA
- a CDS encoding histidine kinase dimerization/phosphoacceptor domain -containing protein, producing MNARVVSVRMKQILIVEDNEDDSRLFEIFLKEADPSGVRLKHSPTVADALEVLKDEGEEIDCILLDLTLPDSFGLDGFEAIKKSYPKIPIVICSGTQDETVAMEALQSGGQDYLIKGKFDSHLLFRSILYAIERQDMLSKLEEQAFLIKENEKKYRLIFEHNPHPIVLYNYECESVLDLNQETERIYGYDREELLHMKFSELFIGASTTERTQYLAINNGKNIPETHVHRSKEGTPLLMEITSYRFQLEGKEVVLAILVDMTKWKQSEDNLIQSLRDKEALLQEIHHRVKNNLQIMASLLNLQANYAKNKEVTRELRDTESRIYSMSLVHNELYNSKNLAEIGLGSYVDKLLDNLWNVYGIGPEIGRVVDVGNLSLAVEKALPIGMMINEIATNSIKYAYSEKKKGQFYIKAKSGNGRFYLEVGDDGKGIPDYSQIEVKETLGLQLIRILSKQLKAKLDINTSAPGTRFQIEFAF from the coding sequence ATGAATGCCAGAGTAGTGTCCGTCCGGATGAAACAAATTTTAATAGTGGAAGATAACGAGGATGATTCTCGTTTGTTCGAAATATTTTTGAAAGAAGCGGATCCTTCTGGGGTTCGTTTGAAACATTCTCCAACAGTCGCCGATGCTTTGGAAGTATTGAAAGATGAGGGAGAAGAAATAGATTGTATTCTTCTCGATTTGACCTTGCCTGATAGTTTTGGTCTAGATGGCTTCGAGGCTATTAAAAAATCGTATCCTAAAATACCAATAGTGATCTGTTCCGGGACTCAAGACGAAACTGTCGCTATGGAAGCATTGCAGTCCGGAGGTCAGGATTATCTGATCAAGGGAAAATTCGATTCTCATCTTCTTTTTAGATCTATTTTGTATGCGATCGAAAGGCAGGATATGTTGTCCAAGCTGGAAGAGCAGGCATTCCTAATCAAAGAGAATGAAAAAAAATACAGGCTGATCTTCGAGCATAATCCTCATCCGATCGTTTTGTATAATTATGAATGTGAAAGTGTTTTGGATTTGAACCAAGAAACGGAACGAATTTACGGGTACGATAGAGAAGAACTTCTTCATATGAAATTTTCCGAGTTATTTATAGGGGCCTCTACTACAGAACGAACGCAGTACCTTGCAATTAATAATGGTAAAAATATTCCGGAAACACATGTTCATAGATCTAAAGAAGGCACTCCTCTCTTAATGGAGATCACTTCCTATAGATTCCAATTAGAAGGAAAGGAAGTAGTTCTTGCGATATTAGTGGATATGACCAAATGGAAACAGTCCGAAGACAATCTCATACAATCATTGAGAGATAAAGAGGCACTTTTGCAAGAGATCCATCATAGGGTGAAAAATAATCTCCAGATCATGGCCAGTCTTTTGAATTTGCAGGCAAATTATGCAAAGAATAAGGAAGTTACTCGAGAACTTAGGGATACAGAAAGCAGGATCTATTCCATGTCTCTAGTTCATAATGAACTCTATAATTCTAAAAATCTAGCAGAGATCGGTTTAGGTTCTTATGTGGATAAGTTACTCGATAATCTTTGGAATGTGTACGGGATTGGACCTGAGATCGGAAGGGTTGTCGATGTAGGAAATTTAAGTTTAGCAGTCGAGAAGGCACTTCCTATCGGTATGATGATTAATGAGATTGCTACAAATTCTATCAAGTATGCTTATTCAGAAAAGAAGAAGGGACAGTTCTATATAAAAGCAAAATCCGGAAATGGGAGATTTTACTTGGAAGTTGGAGACGATGGAAAGGGGATCCCGGATTATTCTCAGATCGAGGTCAAAGAAACCTTAGGTTTACAACTGATACGGATCTTATCCAAACAGTTAAAGGCAAAATTGGACATCAATACTTCAGCCCCAGGAACCCGATTCCAAATAGAGTTCGCGTTTTAA
- a CDS encoding response regulator: protein MSIPSKQYFDILLVEDNPADVRLTIEALNDLKSEKRLFVAKDGEEAIDFVKGEGEFVGARRPDLILLDLNLPKKNGLEVLEELKSDPVYKSIPVVVLTTSGSDRDIIATFNLHANSYIQKPVEYDNFLEAMDTLRIYWFKTSRLPPK, encoded by the coding sequence ATGAGCATTCCTTCTAAACAATATTTTGATATTCTTCTTGTGGAGGATAATCCTGCTGATGTTCGACTTACTATCGAAGCCTTGAACGATCTCAAATCCGAAAAAAGACTTTTTGTGGCAAAAGACGGAGAAGAAGCGATCGATTTTGTGAAAGGAGAAGGGGAATTCGTAGGAGCAAGACGTCCCGATCTGATACTATTAGATTTGAACCTTCCTAAAAAAAATGGATTAGAAGTATTAGAAGAACTTAAATCAGATCCTGTATACAAAAGTATTCCAGTAGTAGTATTGACTACTTCTGGCTCAGATAGGGACATTATTGCCACTTTTAACTTACACGCGAACTCATACATACAGAAACCGGTGGAATACGACAATTTTTTGGAAGCGATGGATACATTACGAATCTATTGGTTCAAAACTTCGAGGTTACCTCCAAAATGA
- a CDS encoding PAS domain-containing sensor histidine kinase — MGSPSPLFSDSKPGNPKSLLDYILSNSPIVLFSADETGLINFASGKALDMLGLDSSAFTGTNFVDHEWNAELIEEDGTIRRLEQTEALKLVLSGKEISAEIVFLGRYFAVRISPAIGEDGNIRGLVGVSLDITDRKTTEYILEKRTVDFETLIGALPVVVFSISPEGKIILADGKGLERLKINPKEVVGKTIFERAGNRPEVMEAFSKSLQGEESIYHTNQNDLLLETRMYPRIGKNGRVQEILGIVYDISDRKEYENRIRKNEEKYRNLFQNNPQIMFVFERSSLKILAVNQTAIQTYGYSEKEFLEKSAEELRLPEERESMKEKIKGLKSGPNFFQEMKHLRKDESIVYLDIVSSLIQFQETEAVLVSAMDVTERVKLTRENRFNLEVISQVNDAIIALDGDMKITYYNDYAAKMYEVGEVECLGKHYTSLFKEDWISEENYKSAMEDWDNLGASKRELIHTLGSGRKIFIESNFKKINAEGYLVPGLIMVNRDISEKIESRKSLEEALLGLAKTNKELEQFAYIASHDLQEPLRTIASYLQLLERKFSDEIKPEMREFIHVSVEAAKRQQGLIESLLSYSRVGSDSVKKSKGDPNLILDELRRDLSSVIDETKAKLVFEGPFPEVYADQDQIRRLFSNLISNGIKFRSPVRNPEIHIKVKHIPGANIFSVSDNGIGMDPKYFDRIFIIFQKLHVRSEYPGTGIGLSICKKIVENHGGKIWVQSSLGKGSEFFFSLPEV; from the coding sequence ATGGGTTCTCCTTCTCCTTTATTTTCAGATTCTAAACCGGGAAATCCCAAGTCCTTACTAGATTATATTCTCTCCAATTCTCCCATCGTACTATTTTCTGCAGACGAAACTGGGCTTATTAATTTTGCTTCGGGTAAAGCGTTAGACATGCTTGGCCTGGATTCCAGTGCATTTACAGGGACTAACTTTGTAGATCATGAATGGAATGCTGAACTAATAGAAGAGGATGGGACCATCCGTCGTCTGGAACAAACGGAAGCCTTAAAACTAGTACTCTCCGGAAAGGAAATTAGCGCGGAGATCGTTTTTTTAGGAAGGTATTTTGCCGTTAGGATTTCTCCTGCAATTGGAGAAGATGGAAATATCAGGGGACTTGTGGGAGTTTCTCTGGATATTACTGATCGTAAAACTACTGAATATATATTAGAAAAACGTACTGTAGATTTTGAAACTCTCATTGGAGCTTTGCCGGTTGTTGTGTTTTCTATCTCGCCGGAGGGAAAGATTATACTCGCCGATGGGAAAGGTTTAGAAAGATTAAAGATCAATCCTAAGGAAGTGGTGGGGAAAACCATTTTTGAAAGAGCCGGAAATCGGCCTGAAGTAATGGAAGCGTTCTCTAAGTCTCTTCAGGGAGAAGAAAGTATATATCATACAAATCAAAATGATCTTCTTTTGGAAACGAGAATGTATCCAAGGATAGGGAAGAATGGTCGAGTCCAAGAAATATTAGGAATTGTTTATGATATTTCGGATCGTAAAGAGTATGAAAATAGGATACGCAAAAATGAGGAAAAGTATCGGAATTTATTCCAAAATAATCCTCAAATCATGTTCGTCTTTGAAAGATCTTCTCTCAAAATATTGGCAGTAAACCAAACTGCAATCCAAACATACGGATATTCGGAAAAAGAATTTTTAGAAAAAAGCGCAGAAGAACTCAGACTTCCGGAGGAAAGAGAGTCCATGAAGGAAAAGATTAAAGGACTTAAAAGTGGTCCGAATTTTTTCCAAGAAATGAAACATCTGCGAAAAGACGAAAGTATCGTATATCTGGATATAGTTTCTTCTCTCATACAATTCCAGGAGACGGAAGCTGTTCTTGTTTCCGCGATGGATGTAACTGAACGAGTTAAGCTGACCAGAGAGAACCGTTTTAATTTAGAAGTTATATCCCAAGTTAACGACGCTATCATTGCCTTAGATGGGGATATGAAGATCACCTATTACAATGATTATGCTGCAAAAATGTACGAAGTAGGAGAAGTTGAATGTTTAGGAAAACATTATACTTCTCTTTTTAAGGAAGATTGGATCTCCGAAGAAAATTATAAATCTGCAATGGAGGATTGGGATAACTTAGGAGCCTCCAAACGAGAACTTATACACACGCTTGGGTCAGGCAGAAAGATCTTCATAGAAAGTAATTTTAAAAAAATTAATGCAGAAGGTTATCTGGTTCCCGGTCTTATTATGGTGAATCGGGACATTTCTGAAAAAATAGAATCCAGAAAATCTTTGGAAGAAGCTCTTCTCGGTCTTGCAAAAACGAATAAGGAACTGGAACAATTTGCATATATTGCATCTCACGATTTGCAGGAGCCACTTAGGACGATCGCGAGTTATCTTCAACTATTGGAGAGAAAGTTTTCTGATGAAATAAAGCCTGAGATGAGAGAATTTATTCATGTTTCTGTGGAAGCCGCAAAAAGGCAGCAGGGACTGATAGAAAGCCTTTTAAGTTATTCTAGGGTTGGTTCTGATTCAGTAAAAAAATCCAAGGGAGATCCCAATCTAATCCTGGATGAGTTAAGAAGAGACTTATCTTCAGTGATAGACGAAACTAAGGCAAAGCTGGTCTTTGAGGGTCCTTTTCCTGAAGTATATGCAGACCAAGACCAGATCAGACGTTTATTTAGCAATCTAATCTCCAATGGTATCAAATTCCGTTCCCCCGTTAGAAACCCTGAAATTCATATCAAGGTAAAACATATTCCGGGAGCTAATATTTTTTCCGTATCCGACAACGGTATCGGTATGGATCCTAAATACTTCGATCGTATTTTTATCATATTCCAAAAATTGCATGTTAGATCTGAGTATCCCGGAACGGGGATTGGGTTGTCCATTTGCAAAAAGATAGTGGAAAATCATGGGGGAAAAATTTGGGTCCAGTCTTCTTTAGGAAAAGGATCTGAGTTCTTTTTCTCCCTGCCTGAGGTTTAA
- a CDS encoding peptidylprolyl isomerase — protein MATAKFTTNRGTFSVLLEDEKAPITAGNFIQLAQKGFYNGLVFHRIIANFMIQGGCPQGTGTGGPGYKIQDEFHPELKNKKFTISMANAGPNTGGSQFFINVRDNLYLDNRHAVFGHVSEGEDIVQSISETPTAPGDRPLQPVVIETIEII, from the coding sequence ATGGCAACTGCTAAGTTTACCACCAACCGAGGAACCTTTTCCGTTTTATTGGAAGATGAGAAGGCCCCGATCACTGCCGGGAATTTCATCCAATTGGCTCAAAAAGGCTTTTATAATGGCCTAGTCTTTCACAGAATTATTGCAAATTTTATGATACAAGGCGGTTGCCCTCAAGGTACCGGGACTGGTGGACCAGGGTATAAGATCCAAGATGAGTTCCATCCAGAACTTAAAAATAAGAAATTTACTATCTCTATGGCAAACGCTGGACCTAATACTGGCGGATCTCAATTTTTCATCAATGTGAGAGACAATTTGTATCTGGATAATCGCCATGCAGTTTTTGGTCATGTGAGCGAGGGAGAAGACATAGTTCAAAGTATTTCCGAAACTCCTACAGCTCCCGGAGATCGTCCTCTTCAACCGGTAGTGATTGAAACGATAGAGATCATCTAA